The segment CCGACGTGGCGGCGTTCCTCAACGCGGAACCGCGCTGAGGATCAGTGCCGCAGCGCGGTGAAGGCCAGCCAGAGCCACCCGACAATCAACAGCGTGCCTCCAATCGGCGTGATCGCGCCGAACCAGCGGGGCGCGCCAAGCGCCATCGCATAGAGCGTGAATGCAAAGATCGCGGCCCCCACGAGGAAGGCGATCGCGGGCCCCTTGCTGCCCAGCCGATCGAGCACCGCCAGCGCGGCGACGGCGTGGATAAGTTGATAGCTTGCCCCGGTCTTCAGCCATTCGGCGGCTTCACCCGAAGCGCCGTGCGCGCCAAAGGCCCCCGCCGCCACGGCAATTCCCCCCGACAGGGCGATCAACGCCAGCCACATCAGCCACACTCCCCTCTGTTCATCGGATTGCCCGGCCGGAACATCATTTCCTTGGCCGCATAGAGATCACCCGCCTCCGCCTGCTTCTCCAGCCGTGCCAGATCGCGGCGGCGATATTCGACCTCAATCTCGTCGATGCGGTCGGACGCGATATCGAGTTCGCGGAGCGCCTCGCGCCCGACGGTTACCGCCGATTCGAAGATTTCACGCACGGTCCCGGCAGCGCCCGCCCGGCTGAACTGGATAAGCTGGCGCCGATCAAAGGCGCGCATCAGGAAACGCGCGTCCGGAAAGGCATGGGTGATGCTTTCGAGCTGTTCGCCATTGAAACTGCGGTCATCAATGCAGAAGACGATCAGACGCGCCTTGTCCGCCCCAGCCTTGCGCAAAAGATCGATCCGGCGACCATCGCCATAATAGACCTTGAGCCCGAAGGTGCTCGACAACTGGATCTGGCTGGGCTTGCGATCGATAAGCGTGACGGCGATCCCCTCCGCCATCAGCATCTGCGCGACAGTCTGCCCAAACCGGCCATAGCCGATGACGAGCGCGCGTGCCTGCGATGCGGCTTCGGGGCCATCGAGATCGTCGGTCGCGTCACCCGTCTTTTCAAAGCGGCGCGCGAGCGCGAGCAGGAACGGTGTCGTCGCCATCGACAGCGTGACCACCGCGCTGAACAGGCTGGCGGCCTGCGGCTCGATCAGCAGCGCATCCTGCGCCTGGGTAAAGAGCACGAAACCGAATTCGCCGCCCTGGCTGAGCAACAGACCAAGGCTGAACGCCAGCCGGTTGCCAAAGCCAAAGGCGCGCGCCAGCAGGAAGATGACCAGCGTCTTGGTGATGACGAGCGCGGCTGCCATGCCGATGACATAGACCGGATAGGTGAGCACCGCCTGGACATCGAGCACCATGCCAACCGCGAGGAAGAATAGCCCGAGCAGGATCGAACGGAACGGCTCGACATCGCTTTCAATCTCATGCCGATAGGGTGAATCCGCGAGCATCACCCCGGCCACGAACGCGCCTAGCGCGGCGGACAGATGCAGCATTTCCATGAGCGCGGACGCCGCAAAGACCGTGAACAGCCCGATCACGACGAAAAGCTCGCGTTCGCCGAGATGCCCGACCAGCCGCAAGAGCGGCGTCAGAATGAAGCGACCGGCAAGCACCAGACCGATGATCGCCACCACCGTATAGATGCCAAGCAGCCAGCCCGGCGGTGCGCTGGGATCCGCGGGCGCGCGCGACAGTGCGGCGATGATCGTGATCAGCGGAATGATCGCGAGATCCTGGAACAACAGGATCGAAAAGGCGCGCTCCCCAAAGGCGGTGTTGATCCGCCCGGAGGATTTGAGGCTGGGAAGCACCTGCGCGGTCGACGAAAGCGCAAGCGGCAGCCCGAGCGCGATGGCCGCCCCCCAAGTGAAACTGGACGACAGGTAAACCACGCCCGTGATCGCGATGCCGCAGAGCACGACCTGCGCCATCCCGATCGCGAAAATCTCCTTTCGAAGCCGCCACAGTCGCGCAAGATTGAGTTCGAGCCCGACGATGAAGAGCAGCAGGACGATGCCGATTTCGGCGATATCGAGCTTGGATTCCCCGCCCCCGACAAGACCGAGCACATGCGGCCCAATCACCACGCCCGCGACAAGATAGCCAAGCACCGCGCCCAGCCCCAGCCGCCGGAACAGCATGACGGAGAAGAGCGCCGCGCCCAGCAGCACTACCCCTTCCTTGAGAAGCAGGTCTGCAGGGGCTTCAGCGGTCATCAGTTCTTATCCCTTGCCTTGTGCGCCGCCTCGGCCGCTGCCTCGAAAGCAAGGCGGATGGACGCATGACGCGCGCTGTGCGGTCGCGCGGCCGCAAAAATATCAAGCCCCGGCCAGTCGCCCGGATCGTCCCGCTCGCCCGCCAGATAAGCCGCAAGCGCCGCGCTGGCGGTATCAAGTTCTTCGGCCGTGCGCCCAAGCACATGCGCCCCCATGAGCGCAGCAGAGGCCTGCCCCAGTGCGCACGCCTGTACCTGCTGGCCCAGGCGCGCAACGCGGCCGTCGCCGTCCAGAATGACATCGACGGCTATGCGGCTGCCGCAGACGGGAGAGCGTTTCTCGATGGTCGCATCGGGCTTTTCCAGCCGGTCGAGATGCGGAATGGTGGCCGCGAGGCGAAGGATGGCGCTGTTATAGAGCGGCGCGTTCATCCCGCCTCGGCCGTATCATTGCCAGCCGTCTCGCCGTCAGGATCGACCGCACGGCCGCGTTGTTCCTCGACAAAATCGACCAGCGCACGCCCCGAGGCGTGAAGCAGCGGATAGGTACGCGATTCCCGCATCCAATCGGGGCGCTCGGACGACATGCCGTAGAGCGTATCGTAAACAAGCGCGGCGGCCAAATAGAGCACGGTCGCGATGATCAATCCCTTGAGCATCCCGAAGCCCACGCCGAGTATCCGGTCAAACGGGCCCAGCACCGACTGGCGCGTCTGCTTGCCAAGGCTGCGCGCGAGCAGCCGACAGGCAATGAAGGTGACGCCGAATACCAGCGCAAAACCGAGCACCGAAGCGCCGCTGCCCTCACCCACCCAGTTTTCAGACAAGACGCGCGCGGGTTCGTAGAAGAACTTGACCGCAAGCACCGCGGCCACCCACGCCAGAAGCGACAGGATTTCGGTGGTAAACCCTCGCAGAAAACCAAGGATTCCGGCGCCGCCGACGAGCAGCAGCACGATGACATCAAGGGCAGAGAACGCAGCCATGACGCTGAGCTAGTCGCGGCGGAGCATATGGTCAACGAATTGACGCAGCGTACGGAATTCGGTGCAGCGCAGTGCCGATTTCTCTTTGCCCGTACCCGCCGGAACGACCGCGCGGGTGAACCCCAGCTTGGCCGCCTCCTTGAGCCGCAGATTGCCGTGCGCCACAGGCCGGATCTCACCCGATAGCGAGATTTCTCCAAAGGAGATCGAGTCCGAGGCGACCGGCGTCTCACTGAGCGCCGAAATCAGCGCCGCCGCAACCGCAAGGTCGGCCGCGGGATCAGACACACGGTATCCACCGGCAATGTTCAGATAGACTTCACAGGTCGAGAAGCTGAGCCCGCAGCGCGCCTCGAGTACGGCGAGGATCATCGCAAGCCGACCGCTGTCCCACCCCACCACCGCACGCCGCGGCGTCGCGCCGCTGGCGAGGCGCACGGTGAGCGCCTGAATTTCGACAAGCACGGGCCGCGTGCCTTCAAGCGCGGGAAAGACCGTTGCGCCGGTGACGGTTTCGTCACGGTGCGTGAGGAAGAGCGAGGACGGGTTGGAGATCTCGCTCAACCCCTCCTGCTCCATCGCAAAGACGCCGATTTCATCGGTGCCGCCAAAGCGGTTCTTGATCGCGCGCAGGATGCGGTATTGATGGCTGCGTTCGCCCTCAAAGCTGAGCACGGTATCGACCATATGTTCGAGCACACGGGGCCCCGCAATCGAACCATCCTTGGTGACATGGCCGACCAGCACGAGCGCGGTGCCACGCTCCTTGGCAAACCGGATAAGCTCCTGTGCGGACGCGCGCACCTGGCTGACCGTGCCGGGGGCGCCTTCGATCAGGTCGCTGTGCATGGTCTGGATCGAATCGATCACGAGCAGCGCGGGTGGCTTACCCTGCCCCAGCGTCGTCAGAATATCGCGGACCGAGGTGGCGGCGGCGAGTTGCACCGGCGACTTGCCCAGCCCCAGCCTGCGTGCGCGCAGGCGC is part of the Sphingomonas sp. C3-2 genome and harbors:
- a CDS encoding cation:proton antiporter translates to MTAEAPADLLLKEGVVLLGAALFSVMLFRRLGLGAVLGYLVAGVVIGPHVLGLVGGGESKLDIAEIGIVLLLFIVGLELNLARLWRLRKEIFAIGMAQVVLCGIAITGVVYLSSSFTWGAAIALGLPLALSSTAQVLPSLKSSGRINTAFGERAFSILLFQDLAIIPLITIIAALSRAPADPSAPPGWLLGIYTVVAIIGLVLAGRFILTPLLRLVGHLGERELFVVIGLFTVFAASALMEMLHLSAALGAFVAGVMLADSPYRHEIESDVEPFRSILLGLFFLAVGMVLDVQAVLTYPVYVIGMAAALVITKTLVIFLLARAFGFGNRLAFSLGLLLSQGGEFGFVLFTQAQDALLIEPQAASLFSAVVTLSMATTPFLLALARRFEKTGDATDDLDGPEAASQARALVIGYGRFGQTVAQMLMAEGIAVTLIDRKPSQIQLSSTFGLKVYYGDGRRIDLLRKAGADKARLIVFCIDDRSFNGEQLESITHAFPDARFLMRAFDRRQLIQFSRAGAAGTVREIFESAVTVGREALRELDIASDRIDEIEVEYRRRDLARLEKQAEAGDLYAAKEMMFRPGNPMNRGECG
- the radA gene encoding DNA repair protein RadA produces the protein MAKVQKRFVCQACGAVASKWQGQCVDCAEWNTLVEDAGAVVTPFSAKHNLQAGGRAFELTGLDSDIALPERASTGIKELDRALGGGFVEGSATLIGGDPGIGKSTLLLQATAKLADQGLSVAYVSGEEAADQVRLRARRLGLGKSPVQLAAATSVRDILTTLGQGKPPALLVIDSIQTMHSDLIEGAPGTVSQVRASAQELIRFAKERGTALVLVGHVTKDGSIAGPRVLEHMVDTVLSFEGERSHQYRILRAIKNRFGGTDEIGVFAMEQEGLSEISNPSSLFLTHRDETVTGATVFPALEGTRPVLVEIQALTVRLASGATPRRAVVGWDSGRLAMILAVLEARCGLSFSTCEVYLNIAGGYRVSDPAADLAVAAALISALSETPVASDSISFGEISLSGEIRPVAHGNLRLKEAAKLGFTRAVVPAGTGKEKSALRCTEFRTLRQFVDHMLRRD
- a CDS encoding DUF423 domain-containing protein, producing MWLALIALSGGIAVAAGAFGAHGASGEAAEWLKTGASYQLIHAVAALAVLDRLGSKGPAIAFLVGAAIFAFTLYAMALGAPRWFGAITPIGGTLLIVGWLWLAFTALRH
- a CDS encoding iron-sulfur cluster assembly scaffold protein, whose product is MNAPLYNSAILRLAATIPHLDRLEKPDATIEKRSPVCGSRIAVDVILDGDGRVARLGQQVQACALGQASAALMGAHVLGRTAEELDTASAALAAYLAGERDDPGDWPGLDIFAAARPHSARHASIRLAFEAAAEAAHKARDKN
- a CDS encoding CvpA family protein, which codes for MAAFSALDVIVLLLVGGAGILGFLRGFTTEILSLLAWVAAVLAVKFFYEPARVLSENWVGEGSGASVLGFALVFGVTFIACRLLARSLGKQTRQSVLGPFDRILGVGFGMLKGLIIATVLYLAAALVYDTLYGMSSERPDWMRESRTYPLLHASGRALVDFVEEQRGRAVDPDGETAGNDTAEAG